The Capsicum annuum cultivar UCD-10X-F1 chromosome 3, UCD10Xv1.1, whole genome shotgun sequence genomic sequence GAATCATGAGGCCCAAGGGTGTAGCGATAAGAGACCATGTTACCAGGGCAGCTACAATAGTTCAGGCCGAGGATTTCATGGTAGGTACCCTCAGCAGCAGCCTTCTCAGCATCAGGGTCAGCCTCGTCGGCCAATTTAGGCATCCCTTTAGATATCAGATTGGGGTCATTTCGATTTTAGTAGTTCCAGTAGTCAGAGCAGCAGCCAGTCACAGAGGGGTGTTCAGTCAGGATCGTCAAACCAGGGTGTCCATTCCGGATCCGCTGGATCTTTCAGACATAGTAGGGTGCCCGAGGCATGTTATGACTGCGGGGTTGTTGGTCATTAGCCCGTGAGTGTCCTCAACGTAGGATGATTGAGCCTTCAGTTTTGACTGCACAGCTGATTAGGTCAATGCCGCCGTTAGGTAGGGGTGATGCGCAGAGTCGTGGAGATGGTCCCCAGGGTTCTAGAGGTAGTTTGCAGGGAGGTAAGATAGGTGGTCGGACAGGCACCCAGTCCAGTAGTGGACAGGGTCATTTGTATGCTCTGCCAGATAGATCAGGGGCTGAGGCTTCGAATGTTATGATCACAGGTACGATTTTCGTATGCCATCGGCCAACTTTTGCTTTGTTTGATCCCGGTTCCACATTTTCATATGCTTCTGCTTATTTTGCATCGCGATTGGGTTTATGTTCAGAGTCTTTATTTGTGCTATTGCATATAGTCATCCCTCTGagtaattctttagtagtggatcgggtataTAGATCGTGTTTGGTGATTATTCGGGAGTTTGATACTCAGGTTGACCTCattgtcctagatatggtagattttgatgtgattctaggcatagaTTGGCTATCTCCTTACCATGCGATCttggattgttttgctaagaccgTTACTTTAGCCTTGTCTGGCGTACCCCCAGTTGTGTAGCAGGGTTCGATTAGTCGTGCACCGATGGAAATTATTTCGTACATTCGGGGTATGAGACTGATATCGAGAGGTTGTGAGTCATTTCTTGCATATGTTCGGGATGTTAGTGTTGAGAGTCTATTGCGTGACTCCGTGCCTGTGGTTTgcgagtttcctgatgtgtttcagGCCGACCTACCTGGCCTTTCTCCCAAGCGTGATTTGCACGCCAGCATCCCTATTTGTTTGAGCCTTCAggtattttcttatcttttactTTCGTGGACGAAAGTCGTTTTAGTAGTGAATGTTGTAATGACACTCacggtcatttttatgtattttaacacGTTTTCGATATGCAGAGCTTTTTATAAATggcccaagttatttatgacttgttgggactgatagTTCGATTCCTAGGCGGGTCGTTTAAAAATTTTAGTAATATCTAATATATTGTGGATCATTTAATTTAGATTGGCATTTGGTAGAAAAATAATCTATTacccttctagaatatttttAACCTTATAAAAGTTCGTTAATTATGATATGtgtatattactttataataacTTCTTATAGTATGTTAATGTTTTATGCGGAGATGGTAAATTAAGTTCGGGTTTTAGTGGGGCATCATTCAGAGGTTTTTCGGAGGAATTTTTAGTTTTGGCGTCCACGTAGGCTAAACTTGTCctacctttagattgagcttatataCTAAAATTGTGAACTATTATGTTAGTTTTGGATAAGTGCTTGTAGTTGCGTATTATTAGATAGATATATAACCTGACTTATTTATCCGGATTAGGACCCCGTTCTagtagattttggtattttgtcTTTCGATACAATATAGCATCTATCACTTAAGGACGTGAAATTAAATTGCAAAACCTTGAATTTACCCTTTTAAAATTATGACATGCATACGACAATTAGACGTATTTTAGCTTCTGTTCAGGttcagtatatattttatttctgtcattgattgtgaacttttatactacattgacaTTGTTATGGAATGgtatggattttgatattatagatgggtatggttactatgagttctggttcgaatccgacatttgattattatggttactatgttcgagtccggcatttgattattatgattactatgagttccggttcgagtctggcatttgattattattgctattatgGGTTCTATATATGTGGCCTCTCATTATTACCCACTATGTTTGATTCGAATCCGGTACGTGttctcttgttattatccatcacTACCGATATCTGGCCTCTCATTACTACCCATTAGTGTTGGTTCAATTCCGGTGCACATCTGGATGACAATCATGATTTCTTAAGATCAGCTCAGTTacagattatttatgtttattttcattacttattgTGTGTCCCACCGACTTATGAGGGTgcggttgggttaattgtcttcttcagtatGTCTGGCGGGCTTATAGGGGCCCAGTTAGAttatgtttgatttgtctgttattactgcattatttattttctgtatcgCTTATATTTATTCCTTTACAACGTTTGTGTAGCTTGTAGTTGTTTACTTTTCCATCCCTATTTACTAATGACTCAAACTACGCCCTCGCATTGTAGTTATACATTTTtgtattgagctcagtcggccgatgatgcctattgagtacccgttgctttagtactcatactacacttttgcatcttTTCCCTGATGCAGATCCGAGTAGTAACAGCCGACATTGACGTAATTCCTACCTTCCAGTACTAATTCGAAGCAAGGTGAGCTTACTGTCGTCCGAGGTTGATCCTCATCTATCTACTctagtttagtcttttgtactcgagaTTGCTTATATATATTGGGTATATATTTTGGACTCTGTTTAGTACTCTGGATATATTTTAGTATTGgctctagtaccgaccttaccaAGTTTTGGAAGGAATTCGTTTGTGTGTTTGATCCTTTTCCTTCCCTCGTTTTAATATATGACATATGTTTCCTTTCTGTTTGCTGCttgttattaatattgttatcATTATACGCGATCTTTTCTGATTTCTGCCTATTAGCCCGTTATCTATTATTCTGGGCcatggcttggcttgcctactggggATAAGGTAGGCGCCATCACAACTTaagaaatcgggtcgtgacaacttCAGAGTTCAGATGACATATCAAACACAATCCCGCTACTTCAAATTTAAGTGAAACAAGgtaaaaaacataatatatacTATAAACCCTAAAAGGATTCATTTTATGTATTGAAAGCCTAAATGTGCATGTTCTTGACACACATTCTTAAAGTATAGCCAATCTTTCAGAAAGAGCAGACTAACTGGCCTACTTGAAGAGGACCCAGTCTATGATGTGGTAACCATATTCTCGTAGCATTATAGAGCACCTCATAGAACACTTGAGGTTAGCACGAACTGGGCAGAAAAGTAGAGGTGCCTGCAAGTTGGCCTAGACACTATGATGAAAAAAACACCTAAAGAAAAGGTAGCGTACTACTTCAAAAATGGTTTTCGAGCAAACTCTTGACCATTCCCAACTATCTTGCCATGCAAATCTGCTTTTATGGGAAGATGAAGTTTGCACGGTCCATTAACAACTAATACAATGAATGACCCAAAGGACTCAAAGTTGAGTGTGCTGAGCCGGTCAGACTAAAGAAGTCCTAGTTACCACGCAGCTTTCAGGTAAAAGCTGGCTATAGAACTGATCAACACAGCAAAACCAAAGTGCCTCAGCATTTGCCCTCCAAACATAAGCACggaaaaaagtttaaaatgaaaATTCAACACTTATTTCAAGACAATGAGTAACCTGAGGTTTCTGTCATAGATTTCATTGGGAATCGTGGGCATATTAGTTGTAGGTGAGAATGAATATTCAGCTTGATAATGATGGAAACTGTGAACTTTAATCTTCATCTGTAAATAGATAAAACCTAAACCTCATCCAGCTGAATCCCACTGAAGTCCTACTCTAAAGATGCTAACAATTCTTGATCTCAATTGGGAATTGGAGAAACAACTAAAGAATCTGACACTAAACAGAATCCTTTCATTTCAAAACCCAGTCAGAGGAAAAACCTGATAGATCGCAGCTGACATCTCACAACTTTAACAATGTAATATTAGTTGGGCTTACACCACTATTACCATACCTCAATTGTCAGTGGCTACAGAACACAGATTCTTCATACATAAGTGAACTGAGTAGACTAGGCTCAGGGTGATCTTGCTCCAACTAAATCTTAgcatataaatatgtaatgtgaAATTAGATATCAAAACTGGACCAGACTCACAATTTTCCCATGGGCAAATAAGTAGATAGTGCCTGAGAACACTTGTCAGCACACACCAACATAAAAGAGATCACAAGCTCTCTTGGTAGATCATAAGACAGCAAAGGGCAAGAAGCACATGATTTAGATAAAAGTGAAAACAGGAAGCACCATTTGATAACTAATTGGAACATAAATTGCTGGACGAAAATATTGATAAACTGATAGTGATCCACATATTACATACTGCATCATGTcaatcaatcaaaatgaagaagtGTCGTGCACTTAACAAGTGAAACGGAAAACTGCACGAGTAAAAATTAGCTACGAAAAAGTGAAAATTCAGCATATAATCCGAAATAGAGAAGAACCAGAGGACCACTAATTCTTGAAGCacacaaattgaaaatcaaagatATGACAAAACACTTCTAAGTTTTCTGCGATTTCACATGACATCACTCTACCTCACtgtaacaatatcatcaatcttcaAAATCATCCGTACGCATTCAGTAGCCAAGGTAATTGCACTTGTGCTCACCAGCAATGGTTGCACCACATTCTCCTCCAAAATGTTAGTGATCTGCCCCTTCCTCACATTGATCCCTGTGTTGATCTCGCCCTGAGCGTGCCTGTTCCTCAACTCAGTCACGATTGCAATTGGGTTCAACCCAGCATTCTCAGCCAAAGTATAGGGAATGACTTCAAGGGCTTCAGCAAATGACCTCACACAGTACCCTTCCATCCCCTGTAAAACCTTTGCCCATGCACCCAGCTGCCTAGAAAGCTCAATCTCAGGTGCCCCACCACCTGCAATCAAAAACCTCTTGTTCACCAAACATCTTACCACACACAACGCATCATGCAAACTCCTCTCAGCCTCATCAAGGACCAACTGGTTAGACCCGCGAACCAGCACTGAAGTGGTCCTGCCCATGTTCTGAATCCCTGTGATCTTCACAATCTTTCCACCATCCCCAAGAGATATCTCTTCAACCAAATCTGCATGGCCAAGTTTCTCTGCTCTGAAATGATCAATATTAGCAATAGGCAGAGAGCTTAATGTCTTGGTAATGAACTCAATCTCATCCCTCTCAACATCTTTAATCACCATAATTTTTGCCTTAGACAAATAATGCAGAGACAATTCAGTCACAGCATCCCTCAAAATACTCTTCTGAATCAACAAAACATTACAACCAGTTGCTTTAATCTTCTTAATCATGCCCAAAATGTAGTTCCTCTCTTCTTTCAAAATCCTGTCCATTTGAGTATAATCAGAAACCACAATGCTCTGCTCAATATCAGTCTTAGGAGGGGAAATCTGAAACTGAATCACTCCAATCTTAGCTTTCTCAACTCGTGTCAAACCCCCCGAGGCATGACTAACCTTCTTATCAAAAACCAAACCCTTAACCAACTCAGTATCATCAACAGTACCTCCCAATTTCTTAACAACTCTAATATCCCTTAAATCAACAATCTCTGGGTTTTCAGGGTCCACAACAGAAAGCACGGAATCAACAGCTAAAGGAGCTAAAAGAGTGGAATATTGAGAAACTACCTTACTGTTAAGCGCCGTGCTTGCTGATTTCACAAGAGAATCGCGGTCGGTAAGCTCAACTGGTAAAGCCATAGCTGTAAGAACTTCAACAGCCTTAGTAGACGCCTTGTGCAGAGAATCCGAAACAACAGTTGGGTGAATGCCAGCAGAAAGAAGCGAAAGACACTGTTTCAACAACGCACCAGCAATAACAACAACGGTAGTAGTTCCATCTCCGGCGACGACGTCTTGAGATTTCGATAACTCAACGAGAAACTTAGCAGCAGGTTGAAGAACCTCCATTTTGTTCAAAATTGTTGCTCCATCGTTAGTGATAATAACCTCTCCGTTAGCAGTGGAGATCATTTTGTCCATTCCTTTAGGTCCAAGACTAGTACGGACGGCGTTAGCCACCGCCTGAGCGGCGGCAATGTTTGCCATGCGGATATCATCTTTGCGTTTGTTGTCGACAAAGGTTTCAGTTTTGGACGATGAAGCGGCGGCTGCGGCGGCGCGTGGTGCAGAAACTACTGCCGGAGATGCCATTTTCAGATCAGGATTGACGGAACCCTAGATATATACGAGATCGAGATGATTCCGAGTGAGTGGGAAAATGAGAAGTGTTTCAAAACCCTAGCGAAGTATAGAGAATTGTTGGAGGCTTTGGGGCTTTTACCCTTCTAGAGGGTTCactgatattttttctttttttttttaattccgtTTCTACCCTTGCTCAATCTTTTTATTCTGTTCCCACCACGATTTAACCAGGTATCCATTCGTTTTGATGGAATGGGGTGagtatttatataattaaattttggattatAAATATAAAGTCCTTTTTGTTAGATAGAACTTTACTTTTCAggattaaattcaaatttagttgagtacaaaataatataaaaggttTATGTATGCTAAAATAATTACTTGCACTCAATGTATGTATTTAACAATATTACtttattgtatttgaaaaataaacggaatatatatataaatatatgtttctGAACTATTTCAGTTTTTTCGTATAGACATCTCAATTAAGTTAGGTACCTATTAAACCTCTTACTCCTTCACAAATTGTTTTAATTGAGCCCAATTTATTGACGTGACCAAAAAAGTAAAATGTGTATACTACACACACCAATGACGTAGCAAAATGACAAATCAAACAACGACACGTggtattttaacttaaaataattttttaatataattaaatttaaatttaaaaaaaagaacatTAACCACCCCCACACTGTAGCCTACCCgactctccccccccccccccccacttccCCTCTTTCCTTCCAAATACACAGACCTCATTTCCCCTTTCCCTTCTTTACTTTTCTTCTTCCAAATACACATACCTCATTTCCCTCTTCCCTTTCAATTGAGAAAGGAGAAAAATGGCTTAACAAGAACGTTATCAGTTTCACTCCCTCTCATCTGCTCAAACACCTGCAATGCCTCATCAACCCTGTAAATCATGTAAAAAGTGTCAGGCCTTATCGCATTTCCCACTTCGACAAAACTAGGTAATCAATTTGGTAAATCATACATCATCCAAAAAAACACCATGCTCAAAGAATCTCACAAGAAGTTCATAAATTTCCTCCACGCTCATCATTTTCTCAACCCAAATCCTTTTCCACATAGCAGACAAAACGATATCCGTAGTATTGTTCGGAGGAACATCACTATCCCTTTTAAgcatttcatcgaacaccttGAACCCACGATCAATATTCCCTCCACAAAGCAAACAATCTAACAACAAATTAATCACACTCGTGTTTCTTGAATATGAATCAAGCTCTTTATACACTGATACCGCTTCCTCGAGCATTTTAGCTCGTCCAAAGCATCGTATAAGAAGTGTCGCAGCATTAATCGATAAAGGATTTTCTCCTCTTTAGCAAaacaaaaaagttcaaaaagCTTACTAGGTACATCAGCTTCTTTTTCATCACGCATTGCTTGTTCAAGAATAGCTTGAAATGTAAAGGAAAGAGAAGAAGGATTTGGTGACATTTGTTcgagaaaatgaagaagaagggaaatgaagaagaagaatagtagTTGAGGGgcaagtatttttaaaaataaaaaatatgagaaatgagataattaagaaaaataaaaaaaataaagagattaaaaaaaaaaactaactaaaatttAATGTTTCACGCTCTTAAATTGAGTGCAGTGCACGCATTATGTCACATCAGCGATTGTGTTCAATTGATAATTTTATAAAGGAATAAAGGGTTCAATAAGTATCTGTtttaattgaggtgcctatacgaaAAAAGTGAAATTGTTACGAagcctgtatatgtatttagcctGAAAAATATGTTATGATATGAAATTAAGAACTCATGATACTCTCATCAATTGATCACGAGTAAAGGAAAAAAGTTTATATAAATATGCTTATTCATACGGAGTCGTttagtgtataagaataatgcaaaatatggtgtattaataatacttgtattaacaatgcttgtgttagttatacttgcattaattatgcttgtatttttcttatgcaatgTTTGGTtcgatatattaaaaataacatgagttacataatttcaatatttatttatttttatataatactcttaatatatatgttgaaaaTGATGTGGAATTTTTTTGAGGGATAGTAGTATCTTTAAgtatgttaatgcatgcattactAATGCTATGAATtttaaggtattagtaatacacgcCTCAATACGCAATGgagtattagttatacataggataaaatgatatatcaaataaaatactactaatacacattaagctaatgcatgtattaactttccaatacactctaccaaacgatcccttagtgCATTTGATTATGTGAAACTTGCAAGTGAGTAGTTTCTATCAAGTGAAGAATAATAGAGGTGAATTTATTAGATATGAAATGTCGATTcatatattatgaaaaaataattatagaaatattttataaatcaatcaTAACAATCGTTAGTGTGACTTCAACTTAATTGGTAACTCACGAATAGAGAGTTAAAACATTTACCAACCTTCTAACACATATCTCCAAAGATATTTGCAAAATATTCTTGATATAAAGCATTTTGATCTAATAATTTTATATAGCAAAAATTTAAAC encodes the following:
- the LOC107861913 gene encoding T-complex protein 1 subunit delta; amino-acid sequence: MASPAVVSAPRAAAAAASSSKTETFVDNKRKDDIRMANIAAAQAVANAVRTSLGPKGMDKMISTANGEVIITNDGATILNKMEVLQPAAKFLVELSKSQDVVAGDGTTTVVVIAGALLKQCLSLLSAGIHPTVVSDSLHKASTKAVEVLTAMALPVELTDRDSLVKSASTALNSKVVSQYSTLLAPLAVDSVLSVVDPENPEIVDLRDIRVVKKLGGTVDDTELVKGLVFDKKVSHASGGLTRVEKAKIGVIQFQISPPKTDIEQSIVVSDYTQMDRILKEERNYILGMIKKIKATGCNVLLIQKSILRDAVTELSLHYLSKAKIMVIKDVERDEIEFITKTLSSLPIANIDHFRAEKLGHADLVEEISLGDGGKIVKITGIQNMGRTTSVLVRGSNQLVLDEAERSLHDALCVVRCLVNKRFLIAGGGAPEIELSRQLGAWAKVLQGMEGYCVRSFAEALEVIPYTLAENAGLNPIAIVTELRNRHAQGEINTGINVRKGQITNILEENVVQPLLVSTSAITLATECVRMILKIDDIVTVR